Proteins co-encoded in one Garra rufa chromosome 7, GarRuf1.0, whole genome shotgun sequence genomic window:
- the LOC141338864 gene encoding SLAM family member 9-like, with amino-acid sequence MADTGQKVFGESVSVIEGDSITLNTDVTKISKDNDIEWKFGAENNVIAQIRNENKIATFDVPDGRFRDRLKLDRQTGSLTITNITTEHAGRYKVNINGVKLTSKTLFVAVYARLPVPVISSNSSQCSSSQQNCSLVCSVLNVSHVTLSWYKGNSVLSSISVSDLSISLSLPLEVEYQDKNTYSCALNNPISNQTQHLDISKLCHTCADSVQWCVSTEAVIRLVLSALVGVAIVIVLVYDVRSRGAEQD; translated from the exons ATGGCAGATACGGGGCAAA AAGTGTTTGGTGAGTCAGTGTCAGTGATCGAAGGAGATTCTATTACTCTAAATACTGATGTTACTAAAATATCTAAAGATAATGATATAGAGTGGAAATTTGGAGCTGAAAACAATGTGATAGCTCAAATCCGAAATGAGAACAAAATAGCCACATTTGATGTtcctgatgggagattcagagacagactgaagctggacagACAGACTGGATCTttgaccatcacaaacatcacaacTGAACATGCTGGACGTTATAAAGTAAACATAAATGGAGTGAAACTAACatcaaaaacattatttgttgCTGTCTATG CTCGTTTGCCTGTTCCTGTCATCAGCAGTAACTCTTCACAATGTTCATCATCCCAGCAGAATTGTTCATTGGTGTGTTCAGTGTTGAATGTGAgtcatgtgactctctcctggtacaaaggaaacagtgtattgtccagcatcagtgtgtctgatctcagcatcagtctctctctacctctggaggtggaatatcaggataaaaacacctacagTTGTGCgctcaacaatcccatcagcaaccagactcaACATCTGGACATCAGCAAACTCTGTCACACATGTGCAG ATTCTGTCCAATGGTGTGTTTCTACTGAAGCTGTGATTCGATTGGTGCTCTCTGCTCTGGTGGGTGTGGCTATTGTCATTGTTCTGGTTTATGACGTCAGATCCAGAGGAGCCGAACAAgattaa